Proteins encoded in a region of the Terriglobales bacterium genome:
- a CDS encoding HEAT repeat domain-containing protein, whose amino-acid sequence MMNCEWTRANAALYVYDELKDDERYELERHVERCSACKNELDSVRGFRLAMSAAPLPEVSPNLLAGSRMRLSEALESEEPSRGWHRFTFDFAGWLQSMKFAPALTAALLMIGFAAGILTTWQVKTHTDSGTIAQIGNTPSPVDSASIAGIRGITQDPGSDQVKIQYDKVYTDQAQGSINDPKIQQLLLFAARNNINSGLRLDSVDLLAKNSDDSRVREALMYALRYDRNPGVRLKALDGLRSYVKDDQQVRDAVLEALLKDNNPGVRTQAISLLETVKNDSSVRQALAALAQQDKDKYIQGESKRVLANLPDFE is encoded by the coding sequence ATGATGAACTGCGAATGGACACGGGCGAATGCAGCCCTTTACGTCTACGACGAACTGAAGGACGACGAGCGCTACGAGCTCGAGCGGCACGTGGAGCGCTGCTCCGCGTGCAAGAACGAGCTCGATTCGGTGCGCGGATTCCGGCTGGCAATGTCGGCCGCTCCGCTGCCGGAGGTCTCGCCGAACCTGCTTGCCGGATCGCGAATGCGGCTCTCCGAGGCGCTTGAGTCCGAGGAGCCGAGTCGCGGGTGGCATCGCTTCACCTTCGACTTTGCCGGATGGCTGCAGTCGATGAAGTTTGCTCCGGCTCTCACGGCGGCTCTGCTGATGATTGGATTCGCGGCCGGAATATTGACCACCTGGCAAGTCAAGACTCACACCGACTCCGGAACAATTGCCCAAATCGGGAACACTCCTTCCCCTGTAGATTCCGCCTCCATCGCCGGCATTCGCGGCATCACTCAAGATCCAGGCAGCGATCAAGTCAAGATTCAGTACGACAAGGTTTACACCGACCAGGCGCAGGGTTCGATCAACGATCCCAAAATTCAGCAGCTTCTGCTGTTCGCCGCGCGCAATAACATCAATTCGGGGCTGAGGCTCGATTCGGTTGATCTGCTGGCAAAGAACTCCGATGACAGCCGTGTGCGCGAAGCGCTAATGTATGCGCTGCGCTACGACCGCAATCCCGGTGTGCGCCTGAAGGCTCTCGATGGATTGCGCTCGTATGTGAAAGACGACCAGCAGGTTCGCGACGCGGTGCTCGAAGCGCTCCTAAAAGACAATAATCCCGGTGTGCGCACGCAGGCGATCTCGCTGCTGGAGACGGTGAAGAACGACAGCAGCGTGCGTCAGGCGCTGGCCGCGCTGGCACAGCAGGATAAAGATAAGTACATCCAGGGAGAGTCGAAGCGTGTCCTGGCGAACCTCCCGGATTTTGAATAA